A genomic segment from Triticum dicoccoides isolate Atlit2015 ecotype Zavitan chromosome 1A, WEW_v2.0, whole genome shotgun sequence encodes:
- the LOC119290898 gene encoding uncharacterized protein LOC119290898 — MHKKKETIRASGMDDCIDLCSSSEEEGRGVPAGRVESESDSDSEFDANAEGGVESESDSEFDENAEGVDSEPDSESEKNGKGHGVNDNGHGKGGVPGGVAEPEFDSEIGEHDKGLEKNTCIGSRCSVKKMYNLIHGLDEEKKGYVREIGFGGLLLLPKLMRTNRHFLMWLLSKVDEEASSIITGYRRDIPFHDKDVETVLGIPCGGAPVQSEQHGVPENVIAAIRKTLGISESERDIGPVVAIVKKKVRGQKMTKAEISKFKIAFVICAATYLFAPTMKNDYFVTDYWGALTNPDIIHLHNWSGYVRSETLRAAKRVKADLLGGSKKSNLSGCLPFIQTFYLDNLEVTGGNIPHDEFPRMQFYTMEVINAIVEDDTRSRKGAELVTYGRLLPRHEALVSYQRNPANRNNVAGASNVFNRSQSRCAETGSMTIDEIESLVMDKVSSFATACEYVLTSFSRKKEEENQRHQAALADLENQSQQQVKNESRKVRDQLKILFAGIRHQDGVSWNMKGKRPLYEDPAPTEDADVGCPNSDMPQDSHSSPAAEIPGHGSELARLGIKRVIKRRKE; from the exons ATGCACAAGAAGAAAGAAACTATTCGTGCATCAGGGATGGATGACTGCATAGACCTCTGTTCTTCATCAGAAGAGGAAGGACGAGGAGTTCCTGCAGGGAGAGTCGAGTCAGAGTCTGATTCAGATTCAGAATTTGATGCAAATGCTGAAGGAGGAGTCGAGTCAGAGTCTGATTCAGAATTTGATGAAAATGCTGAAGGAGTTGATTCAGAGCCTGATTCAGAATCTGAAAAAAATGGTAAAGGACATGGAGTAAATGATAATGGACATGGAAAAGGAGGAGTTCCTGGAGGGGTAGCTGAGCCAGAGTTTGATTCAGAAATCGGAGAGCATGACAAAGGACTTGAAAAGAACACGTGCATCGGTTCAAGGTGCAGCGTGAAGAAAATGTACAACTTGATCCATGGATTAGATGAAGAGAAGAAAGGTTATGTGAGGGAGATTGGTTTTGGGGGCCTGCTTCTCCTGCCAAAGCTCATGAGGACAAACCGGCACTTCCTCATGTGGCTGCTAAGCAAAGTTGATGAGGAAGCAAGCTCTATCATCACAGGTTACCGCAGGGACATACCTTTCCATGATAAAGATGTGGAAACTGTGCTGGGAATTCCATGTGGCGGCGCACCGGTGCAGAGTGAACAACACGGTGTTCCTGAGAATGTGATAGCAGCGATCCGAAAGACTCTCGGAATATCCGAATCGGAGCGCGACATAGGCCCCGTGGTTGCAATTGTGAAGAAGAAGGTCAGGGGCCAAAAGATGACAAAAGCAGAAATATCAAAATTCAAGATTGCTTTTGTTATATGCGCGGCAACGTACCTGTTTGCCCCAACAATGAAAAATGACTACTTTGTGACAGATTACTGGGGCGCGCTTACAAACCCTGACATAATTCATTTGCACAATTGGTCCGGTTACGTGAGGTCGGAGACTTTAAGAGCAGCAAAGAGGGTTAAAGCTGATTTGCTTGGAGGTAGCAAGAAGTCTAACCTATCTGGATGTCTGCCGTTCATTCAG ACGTTCTATTTGGATAACTTGGAGGTGACCGGTGGAAATATCCCACACGACGAATTCCCCAGGATGCAGTTTTACACGATGGAGGTGATCAACGCGATAGTTGAAGACGACACGAGGTCACGCAAGGGAGCAGAACTTGTCACATATGGCCGATTGCTG CCACGTCACGAAGCACTGGTGTCCTATCAGAGGAACCCCGCGAACAGGAACAATGTTGCTGGCGCATCAAATGTGTTTAACAGAAGCCAATCTAGATGCGCCGAGACCGGGTCTATGACCATAGATGAG ATTGAATCGCTAGTTATGGATAAGGTTTCATCCTTCGCAACGGCTTGTGAATATGTTTTGACAAGTTTTTCAAGGAAGAAGGAAGAGGAGAACCAGAGGCACCAAGCTGCCTTGGCAGACCTCGAGAACCAGTCGCAGCAACAGGTCAAGAATGAGTCCAGGAAAGTGAGAGATCAACTGAAAATACTGTTTGCTGGAATTAGGCATCAGGATGGAGTAAGCTGGAATATGAAGGGAAAACGCCCTTTATATGAAGATCCAG CTCCAACTGAGGATGCTGATGTTGGTTGCCCTAACTCCGATATGCCTCAAGATAGCCATTCATCACCAGCTGCAGAGATACCTGGCCATGGATCTGAACTGGCGCGTcttggtatcaagagggtaattaAAAGAAGAAAAGAGTGA